A segment of the Malassezia restricta chromosome V, complete sequence genome:
TGCGACGATCGCATGCGCCCAGTGGGGCATTGAACATATATCCAACCGGGCGACGCACACATATACGGCGACTTGTTGTGACGCCATCTCGACGATGAGCGAAGTGAAATACACTTCGAACAATCCTCCGTCCATCACGGGTATTATGCGGAGAGGAGAGAAAGATTTTCATCGTGATTTCCCCGACGCGTGTGCCCAGTACGAGCGGGATCAAAACATGATCGACATTCATCCTCATGATGGCGATCGACTGCAATACTTATCGCAGCGGCTAGCGCAGACCTCTATTTCTGTGCGCGAGATGTATAAACAGCTATATCATGCGCGTGTACAATCTAGCGCTCAGAGCATCCTTATCATCACCAAGGCTCGCGATAATCACCTCGTGCTTCTCACTCGGGAGCTTAGCATCTGGCTGATGAACTACAAGAAGCAGGGAAGCAAGCGTGGACTAGTCGTTTACGTGGATGAACAGCTTCGTCACTCAAAACGATTCGATGTGGTTGGTATTGAACGCGATTATCCGCATTTCTTTCTTCCCACGCGTGATGACACGTCCATACCCAAGCACCAGTGTCTCGACAGTGATGAAGGCCAGCTGCGTTTTTGGAAAAGTGACATGTGCTCATCGTCTCCGGCACTTTTCGATCTTGTGATCACGCTAGGCGGCGATGGCACCGTGTTGCTCGCCTCGTGGCTCTTCCAGTCGAGTGTGCCCCCTGTCATTCCTTTTTCTCTTGGTTCCCTCGGATTTTTGACGCCCTTCCGCTTTGAGGACTACGAGTCTATCATGCGGTCTGCGTTGTCGAACGGTGTGCGCCTCAgtgtgcgcatgcgatTCCGTGCAACGGTGTACCGAGCTATTGATCATGTGAACCCCGAATTAGGTGCGAAACGACGCCGAGCGTTACAGTCTGACAATGCCGAGACTATGCTACATAATATCAAGACATGTGGCTGGTATTGCGTGGAAATGGAGCCTGGTAGTGATGGTATGGAAGAAGCTCCTGTGTTCCACGACCAGCAAGTGCACACTTTTCGCACACGGCCCGTGGAATCGTTTGAATTTTTAAACGATCTTGTAGTGGACCGTGGACCGAGCCCCTATGTCACCATGCTCGAAGTCTTTGCTGACGATACACACTTAACTACGGCATATGCAGATGGGCTCTGCATTTCCACACCCACGGGCTCAACAGCCTACTCTCTCTCAGCTGGCGgctcgctcgtgcatcCCCAGATTCCTGCGATGCTTATCACTCCTATTTGTCCACATACTTTATCTTTTCGCCCTATGCTGGTGCCAGACAGCCTCGAATTGCGCATTGCCGTGCCTCACAATTCTCGAAGCAATGCGTGGGCAAGTTTCGATGGGCGCGGTCGTGTTGAAATCGCTCGAGGGGATCATATCAAGATCACAGCCTCGCCATACCCATTTCTCTCAGTATTGCCAGAAGATAAAAATGAGTCTTGGTTTGATTCAGTCTCGCGCACACTTAATTGGAACCAGCGGAAGCATCAAATGGGTTTTATGGTATATGATGGCCAGGCATCATCCTCCAAGGCCCCACAAGAATTATCACCGAAAGTAACACCGAGCATGCTTGCACAACAAGACCAGGTGACGTACGATGTGCTTCGAGACTCGCGTGAGCTCAACGAACACGTTGCggaagacgacgaggaagatGATGAAGAAATCTTTGACATCGACGATACAGCCACGCCTT
Coding sequences within it:
- a CDS encoding NAD+ kinase, with amino-acid sequence MSEVKYTSNNPPSITGIMRRGEKDFHRDFPDACAQYERDQNMIDIHPHDGDRLQYLSQRLAQTSISVREMYKQLYHARVQSSAQSILIITKARDNHLVLLTRELSIWLMNYKKQGSKRGLVVYVDEQLRHSKRFDVVGIERDYPHFFLPTRDDTSIPKHQCLDSDEGQLRFWKSDMCSSSPALFDLVITLGGDGTVLLASWLFQSSVPPVIPFSLGSLGFLTPFRFEDYESIMRSALSNGVRLSVRMRFRATVYRAIDHVNPELGAKRRRALQSDNAETMLHNIKTCGWYCVEMEPGSDGMEEAPVFHDQQVHTFRTRPVESFEFLNDLVVDRGPSPYVTMLEVFADDTHLTTAYADGLCISTPTGSTAYSLSAGGSLVHPQIPAMLITPICPHTLSFRPMLVPDSLELRIAVPHNSRSNAWASFDGRGRVEIARGDHIKITASPYPFLSVLPEDKNESWFDSVSRTLNWNQRKHQMGFMVYDGQASSSKAPQELSPKVTPSMLAQQDQVTYDVLRDSRELNEHVAEDDEEDDEEIFDIDDTATPSTADSSHRASWESSSFGVSRPLLSVPVSESQPDLSPQAPLPIPSRDQPRSSGFGWIRSPDRYGPSGPPPAPAPLNERYLATVDFRLQNRSLKGPGP